In Setaria italica strain Yugu1 chromosome IX, Setaria_italica_v2.0, whole genome shotgun sequence, the genomic stretch ACACATACAAGCAATAGTGCAGGAACATTCTTCCAATAAGGCAGATGCAGAATCAATTTAGGAAACAAATCAGTAAATAGTAATGTCACTCTAAGACAGATAGATGACCAGGGATAATCATCAAGTATTATGATTATCTCTGAAATGAAGGGGTGCTAGATGAACCATACTGCTGGCCTACATCTTTTTGTACCATGTTAGGCAAGGCATGCACAGCTGACAGCAAGATGAAGTGCCCATGTTGACAGGGAAACTTAATATGTTTTCATGCTTAACATTTTTCAAATTGTTGGCATGGTTAGTTTGCATATTGTTAAATTCGTAAAAGTATTTACATAAGTTGTCAAGAGATCAACTCTATATGGAGGGGTGTTGTAACCTTTGGCAAAAGatgaaacaaataaaaaagtaTCTAGTCTCCTTTTTTCTCTACCCAGGAAGTCAACAGTGTGACCTGTCTGTCACAAGGCAGGATAAGTATCATGAATTAAATGAGTTAGTTGCAAGTTTGAGATTATATGATGCAATGAAAAATCTAATAAATTAAACCCTAAAACTACTTGCACTCAATATATTACAGAAGATGTGTGCATGAAAATGTCAGAGGAAAAAAGTAATACCCTTTTCCCCCATTCAGATGCACGATCAATAAGGTAGGAATACTCAAGATCTTCAAAACATTTTTGCAATGACGAGAGTGGCTCATTGAAATAAACTGGCAGACAGACTTTCGTGAGATCCTTTCCTATGTTGTCCTTGATCATTGACCACAAGCTTACACCCTTCTCTTTCTCAACGGGATCTGGTAGTTTCTTCCGTCTTCTTACATATGGATAGCTAATTCCAACAGACTTCATGGAAGGATCAATTCCATCCATTGGATAGTCATCTTCATCATCTGAACCAGCTTCAGATCTTTGGAAATCAGATCCACTGCTTTTAAAAGAGCTCGAAGATAGAAAATCTCTTGTATCAAAATAAATGTTCTCATCATCGTCAGTCTCTTCAGCAGGATCTTGTGGTTCATTATAATCATCAGATTCGCTAGCACTTCCTTCTGGAAATTTAAAATGATAGCTCAGTAAACCAAGTAAAGTAAACCAAATTGGTACACAATGTAAACTAGAGTCTGAAATAGATGGATTCCACATTATGGATAAAAGAACGAACTAAATGCACGTTGGAGAACTGAACCGTTTCCTTTTCTGGTCAGGAGGGACCACAATTGGCAGCCACATGGTTAATTAGGTCAAGGTAGGTAACGGGTAACCTATTAACCTATTCAATGTGCTCAGATATGTGTCGTGGATGTAGCCAGCGGTGATGGCTGGAGAGGTTGTTGCTATTTCTTGTGGCTATACACTTGGGATGGTGTATAGCCACTTCGTGGCATAACCTTGAACTCAGACCAGGTAACTAGGAGAGAAAGACAATGAGTCTAAGTGGTCCTGTGCAATCAATTAAGTCTCCATTTACTTTCAAAGGGAATAAATGTGGTTTACTTTGATACTGCTTCCATCTGAAAAGGCACTTTGGGTAGGATATAAAACCCCGATATATTCAATTAAAATTTTATAAAGCATTCAAATGGAAAAGGTTTGAAACTATTTAAACTTAAAAAACATTGAGCAGTGTTTGGAACTATGTTTTACAAGAGTTGACCAAGGTCAGACAGAATAATAATTCTTATTGCATGACTCATGCAATCCATCAGAGAAAACCCTTGCTACACTAGAAAATTATACCAAAAGACAGGCTTCGCATAGCCAATCAGGTAGATAAAACACTTATTGAAATTAACAAAAGGGCCAATAAGGTGCATGAATCAGCACACAGGAATCATAACATTCAACAATCATACACGAAGCTGTTACCATCTTTTAATACAAGATGATTCTATTTTAGAAATGATCATGGCAGCATAGTGGATTTAAAAACCTCAGAAGAAATCATCCGCATGAGTGAATAACCTAGCCTTATTCCTGCCATCACTAAGCTCAGTTTGATTCTGGCAATAACACAACCAAAACGCAGTGGTGGTTTAGAAATGCTAAGGGTAATCTGTTTGGATTGCAATTTCCTAGTACTTTTAAAGTAATTAATACATGGAACCAATAACTGGGTGACATTGCGGCCAACTGACCCAGCAATGGTATTACTCAATAAAATGTAAACCATAGCCAACAAAATTGGTCTTAAATTCCGCTGGCTTAAAGCTAATTTGTTGGTAAATGCCACTGGGAAATAAATTAACTGGTAATATCCAAATTGGAGTGGCATTTCATCATGTAACTGTTTTGTAGTATCCTATAAGCATGGATGCATCAGAATAACCAACAAGTTTTGACCACAAAGGCACAGTGCATGTCAATAACAAGTGTAGCAGTGAGACATGACAAACCATTCCACCAATTATCATACCACTATACTTCTCATGCCTTGATTTAGAAGCAGATCCATACTCTTTCGACTGTCTTTGGCTCTCATCAACAAGGGTATTCTCCAAATCAACCTTTTCTGTCTACAGCAAGGAACCACAAGAATACTTCGTCAGACGAGGATATCACTACCATAAACATTTTACAGTTCAAAAGTTCCACAGTAAACATCAATATACAGATCCTACAAATTAACGAACATGGAAAGCAGTGACAAAAGGAAAAGTTAAAACATCTCAATATACAAATGGCAGAACTAGTTCACACAAACACAAAAGGAAGACAGTTTTGGAAGTGAAAACAATAAAAAGGTAATCAGTTATATTCTCACTACAAAGAATTATGTCCCTCTATGTTCTAAGCTCCAGTCAATAGGCTGACTCCTTATTCACGTGCACTGTTAGAGCGTACTTGGTCATCTATACTGATATATACTAATATAAAAGCACCAGTTCCTTCTCTTCTACATCCACTACCGTAGTAGTGTGCACGGGTCAATCCTATCCATCCGATCCTCCAATAGTAGTAACAGTAACATAACTTGTAATAAGAAATCCTCAACATAAAATCAAATGATCAGCAACCAAATGCCAATTAACCTGAGCTAAAGCAAAAACATCTGTCACTGGATAGATGCTCTCGTTTGTTTCGGGCCTGACATGACAGAACAAATATCCTAATGCAGTTAGCTGATCCTGAGGTTAAATCACCAAAGAAgcaggtaaaaaaaaaaccaaacaaaCATCCAGAACTAGAAATTGaaccttttctttgttttccgGTTCTTGACAGGACATTAGATAGACTGCGTCAGTAAGGTTTGGTAGCACATTCCATTATCTATGTTCGAGTACATTTGGCCAACTGACAAAAACAGCAGCATGAGAAAGTAGAAGTAATGAAAAACTTGGAGTATGGATCCTTAAAGTAACAAGGAAAACTCAGATTCCTGAGTACAATACGGTCAATTGATGCAAGCTACTACAGAAGGGCATGCTCTGTACGCAATATTTACCAGTAGCTCTGTACTTTTTCCTCAATGAATTCAATCATGTACAAGATGCAGAATATCACAAGCATGACACAGCATGCACTGAAAAGCAATCATTCTTACTTCATGCACAACCAGATTCTGTTTGATCTGCAAGTACAGTTGATGGAAGTACCTCTAGCTGGCGAAGAGTTTCCACGAGGAGCGCATGCTTCTGCTTGGCGAGCACAAGCTGCTTGTGCAGAGCCTCGAATTCTGCTCGTACGATGCTCTCGCTGTCAGCAATGGCCGCCTCGCTGACCCCTTCCTGCTGCAGCCGCTGCCTTAGCCGCTCGGTTGAGACCGCCACGGCCGCTGCGGTGTCCCCTGGCCCGACCATCTCGCTCGAGGACATCCTCGGGAACATGTCCTTGGTCGCCCGCAGCGCCTCGAGCCATGCTGCCCTGTCCTCCCTTGTCTCCGCCCGCAGGTGCAGCGTCTTCGTGCCCGAAAAGATCGAGAATCTCCTGTCGTCCGATCTGCTCTCCCTCACGGTTGACACCTGCACACGCAACCGCATCGTTAGCTGACGAAATGGATCTGGCGATCACGGAGGCGAACAGAACCGATGACCTTGAGGTGGATTTCGCCGATGGGGTTGCGAGGCTGGTGGTGGCCGTTGGAGtgggaggacgaggaggtggaggggcggTTGAGGCGGCGGAGAGAGTCCTCGCCGATGACCTTGGCGCCCCGCTCGGTCTCGCGCGAGAGAAAGATGCGGTCGGGCCCGTGGATCTTGTAGTAGGAGAGCACGCCGTCTTGGAGCGCGAACCAGCGCGGCCTCCACCCGCGCCCGTAGTTGACCCACTTGTACAGGATTCCCgagatgccgccgccgacgatcTCGTTCAGCTTCACCCCCTCGGGCGGCGaggaaccgcctccgccgccaccgctggcccccgccgcgcgcgcgcgcctctCGCCGATGGGTGCCGAGTTGCttcgcggcggtggaggcggtgacggcggcggctgcggcggcggcatcatgGCCGGGCCGCCCGCCACCGCAGAGGACGCTGCCGCGGCGGAGGCAGTGGAGGCCGCGGGCGATACGGGCACGAGCGGCGCGCAGCAGAATGGGTGCATGGAGCGGTCGGGATCGGCaccggcgggggcgcgcgcggtCGCCCCTGTCGCCGGCGAGGTAgcggattttttttgttttttgttttttaattttGCGCTGGGAACGGGCGCATTTTATTAGGGAGAGTTGGGTGAGGGGTTTAAATGCCGCCGGGAGccggggagaagaagaggactggaggagaagaaagaagggaggAAGGTAAACGGCTGCCTGACGGACGGTTGGGGGACCCTTTTTACTTGGTCCCGACCTGGCTCGACTCACACGGCTCGCCGGCCTCGTGAGCCATTAGCGAGCGCGCGTGTTGATTTGCCAAGTATTTTTTGAAAGGTTTGATTTGCCAAGTAACGCGCGGTGTTCTCTCTGATTATTGTTTTGACCTTTTTTGAATTTTGTTCAATTTTTGTTGCATGGAAGGCAGTAACATTTTCGAACGATGAATCAACAATCTAATGATAACAAAGAGGATAAAAGATTATAAAAAACAAAGATGATAAAACAAAAAATGCAGTGCATGGAAACTCCAGAGTGAGAGATGACTAGTCGGAGTAAGGAAAATGAGGATGGATAACGGGTAATAATATCCGACCTGAACAAATGTGTGAAAAAGCAAGATTAGACCCTTGATTGGTtgtaatttcaaaaaaaaaatcttgattgGCTAGCTCCTCCCTAAGGAGACTAGCTAGTTGTACTAAGGGTAATTTCGGTCGGTCAGAGCTAAGGTCAGGTCAAGGAATTCTTTTTTATATAAGAAAAGCAGTAATAACAAAGATGAAGTACTACTATTACTTCCTAAGGCTATTCCTATAATGCACTACATTAGTGTTATTTCTAAGCCAGCTACGAAGTATATCATAACAATTGTTATATGTACAAAGCAACTCTTATAGTTTGCTGTACATTATTATTATTTCCTATCCAGGACATTAATTACTCCTGTTTGTATCTACAAAGTGTAACCAGAATGTATCAACAATTTTCTAGTCTCTCATGTAAAATACAAAATGTATCTTTGTGAAGATGCAGCTTTAGTCTCTACATTTTTGTAGCTCCATGGTATATCATCAAAAAAATATCATATGCGGGGCTCATTTAATATGCCTACCACATCCATAATGCACTAAAACTAGCTTGAGCACATTGTTGATAACCTTTTTGGCGTATGGATAAAATCCTTTGGTCATAATTGGTTTCCTAGCGGACTAGACACCTAACACACCTTTCTGTCACGAACCTAATATTGGTACAACCTTTCAAGACGTCACACTTGAATTACATCCcaacaaaagaaattaaaacaTATGTTCAAGTTGATCACATTTATAATACCATGTGGCGCTGGTTTGCGTGGTACACTATTGAGGCTCCTTGTTTTTTGTTTGCTTTCCCCTTCG encodes the following:
- the LOC101774451 gene encoding oxysterol-binding protein-related protein 1C isoform X1, producing the protein MHPFCCAPLVPVSPAASTASAAAASSAVAGGPAMMPPPQPPPSPPPPPRSNSAPIGERRARAAGASGGGGGGSSPPEGVKLNEIVGGGISGILYKWVNYGRGWRPRWFALQDGVLSYYKIHGPDRIFLSRETERGAKVIGEDSLRRLNRPSTSSSSHSNGHHQPRNPIGEIHLKVSTVRESRSDDRRFSIFSGTKTLHLRAETREDRAAWLEALRATKDMFPRMSSSEMVGPGDTAAAVAVSTERLRQRLQQEGVSEAAIADSESIVRAEFEALHKQLVLAKQKHALLVETLRQLETEKVDLENTLVDESQRQSKEYGSASKSRHEKYSEGSASESDDYNEPQDPAEETDDDENIYFDTRDFLSSSSFKSSGSDFQRSEAGSDDEDDYPMDGIDPSMKSVGISYPYVRRRKKLPDPVEKEKGVSLWSMIKDNIGKDLTKVCLPVYFNEPLSSLQKCFEDLEYSYLIDRASEWGKRGNSLMRILSVAAFAVSGYASTDGRSCKPFNPLLGETYEADYPDKGLRFFSEKVSHHPMVVACHCEGTGWRFWADSNLKSKFWGRSIQLDPVGALTLEFDDGEVFQWSKVTTSIYNLILGKLYCDHYGTMRIQGNREYSCKLKFKEQSIIDRNPHQVQGVVQDRSGRTVATLFGKWDESMHYVMGDCFGKGKGSEQFSEAHLLWKRSKPPKFPTRYNLTRFAITLNELTPGLKEKLPPTDSRLRPDQRCLENGEYERANAEKLRLEQRQRQARKMQESGWKPRWFAKDKATDTYRYLGGYWESREKSSWEGCPDIFGQVPNDPMITD